Proteins co-encoded in one Methanosarcinales archaeon Met12 genomic window:
- a CDS encoding site-specific DNA-methyltransferase — MISRHNGTKTSAFGSPGRMNHDSSKFYGSRLYEGLPTEKQVKLVENKIPEENINKIFCKSSEKMKELPDNSVHLMITSPPYNVGKEYDENLSLQEYRNFLSRVWKEVHRVLVSGGRVCINIANLGRKPYIPLHTFIIADMLKIGFLMRGEIIWNKASSASPSTAWGSWMSAKNPVLRDIHEYILVFSKDTFSRKNHNNEKATMTRDEFLELTKSVWTFGAESAKKVGHPAPFPVELPLRCIKLYTFENDVVLDPFIGSGTVAVASLMENRKFVGYDVEEEYVKIAEKRIKEILDKQKQRKITEIINE, encoded by the coding sequence ATGATAAGCAGACATAACGGAACAAAAACGAGCGCTTTTGGTTCACCAGGTAGAATGAACCATGATTCATCAAAATTTTATGGAAGTCGTTTATACGAAGGATTGCCGACAGAGAAACAAGTAAAATTAGTGGAAAATAAGATACCTGAAGAAAATATTAATAAAATATTTTGTAAATCCAGCGAAAAAATGAAAGAGTTACCCGACAACAGTGTTCATTTAATGATAACTTCGCCACCATACAATGTTGGAAAAGAATACGATGAAAATCTCTCTCTTCAGGAATATAGAAACTTTTTATCAAGAGTATGGAAAGAAGTCCACAGAGTTCTTGTTTCTGGTGGAAGAGTTTGTATTAATATCGCAAACTTGGGAAGAAAACCATACATTCCTCTCCATACATTTATAATAGCGGATATGCTAAAAATAGGTTTTTTGATGCGGGGTGAAATAATCTGGAACAAGGCGTCATCTGCAAGCCCATCAACAGCATGGGGTAGTTGGATGTCAGCAAAGAATCCCGTGTTAAGAGACATCCATGAGTATATCTTAGTTTTTTCTAAAGACACTTTCTCCAGAAAAAATCATAATAATGAAAAAGCAACTATGACAAGGGATGAATTTTTGGAACTAACAAAAAGCGTCTGGACTTTTGGAGCTGAATCTGCAAAAAAAGTAGGGCATCCTGCACCATTTCCTGTTGAATTGCCGTTAAGATGCATAAAACTCTATACCTTTGAAAATGATGTAGTGCTTGACCCATTTATTGGTAGCGGAACAGTTGCAGTAGCATCTTTAATGGAAAATCGTAAATTTGTTGGTTATGATGTAGAAGAAGAGTATGTAAAGATAGCTGAAAAACGGATTAAAGAAATCTTGGATAAACAAAAACAGAGGAAAATAACAGAGATAATAAACGAATAA
- a CDS encoding DUF115 domain-containing protein yields the protein MDLEDFEPIYQEILRDFGFDRKEDERSAMVLSKLLENRVPIIQKLGSLVKGKRIIICGNAPSLREELQYIDISNHLIMAADGATSVLLDRAILPDIVVTDLDGEIDDIISADRLGAFIMVHAHGDNIPAIREYVPRLNNVIGSTQSKPIKNVYNFGGFTDGDRCVFLAHHFGAKGVTLIGFDFEDDDVDKVKRKKLQWAKRLIKMCEF from the coding sequence ATGGACTTAGAGGACTTTGAACCAATCTATCAGGAGATTCTAAGGGACTTTGGCTTTGACCGAAAGGAGGACGAGCGCTCAGCCATGGTTTTATCCAAATTACTGGAGAATCGCGTTCCTATTATTCAGAAGCTGGGCTCTTTGGTCAAAGGGAAGCGCATCATCATCTGCGGAAACGCGCCATCCCTCCGAGAAGAGCTTCAATACATCGACATATCCAACCATCTGATCATGGCGGCAGATGGTGCAACTTCGGTACTTTTGGACCGCGCCATCCTTCCCGATATAGTTGTGACTGATCTGGATGGAGAGATTGATGACATTATCAGCGCGGATCGGCTCGGCGCATTCATCATGGTGCATGCGCACGGCGATAACATTCCTGCCATAAGAGAATACGTACCACGGTTGAACAATGTCATTGGAAGTACACAGTCCAAGCCGATAAAGAATGTCTATAACTTCGGGGGATTCACTGATGGTGACCGATGTGTGTTTTTAGCGCACCATTTTGGCGCCAAAGGCGTCACTCTCATCGGTTTTGACTTTGAGGACGATGATGTCGACAAGGTCAAGAGAAAGAAACTCCAGTGGGCAAAGAGATTGATCAAGATGTGTGAGTTTTAG
- a CDS encoding MBL fold metallo-hydrolase — MKITLLGTGDAVGTPTLGCDCSACMDAINGGRSKRSRFSILIEGEGTVLIDTSIDMRHQLLKAGVSHIDGVIWTHSHYDHYAGFGEFYRIHKKVDIYGIKETLDQILTTFNFMCYQRHDVTLYEPFSLIGLEFMLFKVSHPPLDNAIGVRVRDDDKTLVITGDTSKNIPEESLKIMSNADLLIADALAPTFVLRKHMNAVQAIALGRELNASRVVLTHLSHSFGQHDIAAKKWPLGYDGMSFEL, encoded by the coding sequence ATGAAGATAACGTTATTAGGAACTGGTGATGCCGTGGGCACCCCGACACTCGGATGCGATTGTTCGGCATGCATGGATGCCATCAATGGGGGGCGGAGCAAAAGATCCCGTTTTTCGATATTGATCGAAGGTGAAGGCACTGTGCTGATTGACACCAGCATAGATATGAGGCACCAGTTGCTCAAAGCAGGCGTCTCTCATATCGATGGCGTGATATGGACGCATTCCCACTACGACCACTACGCAGGATTTGGGGAGTTCTACAGAATACACAAAAAGGTCGATATATACGGGATAAAAGAAACACTGGACCAGATACTCACGACCTTCAATTTTATGTGCTATCAGCGGCACGACGTAACATTGTACGAACCATTTTCATTGATCGGTTTGGAGTTCATGCTCTTTAAAGTGTCACATCCGCCATTGGATAATGCGATAGGGGTTAGAGTACGGGATGATGATAAAACGCTTGTGATTACGGGTGATACATCAAAAAACATTCCAGAGGAAAGCCTGAAGATTATGTCCAACGCAGATTTATTGATCGCTGATGCACTCGCCCCCACCTTCGTACTCAGAAAGCACATGAACGCCGTTCAGGCGATCGCACTGGGCAGGGAACTGAATGCCAGTCGCGTTGTTTTAACTCATCTGAGCCACTCCTTTGGACAACACGATATTGCAGCTAAGAAATGGCCGCTGGGATACGATGGAATGAGTTTTGAATTATAG
- a CDS encoding translation initiation factor IF-2 subunit gamma: MKQPCINIGMVGHVDHGKTTLVSALSGVWTDRHSEEIKRGISIRLGYADATFRKCPKCPEPDCYSVKDKCPHCGADTEECRAISFVDAPGHETLMATMLSGAAIMDGAMLVIAATEPCPQPQTKEHLMALDIIGIENIVIVQNKIDLVSKEEAIEHYQQIKDFVRGTIAEKAPIIPISAQQNINIDLLIDTIEKTIPTPDRDMDERMQMFIARSFDVNRPGTSPDRIVGGVVGGTLSQGRLKLGDEFEIRPGRKVEFEGKTKWIPITTKVTKIIKGGQNLEEGTPGGLLSIGTTLDPAMTKSDALVGQVASHPDSLPPVWDSFTMKVRLLERVVGSTDELKVEPIRANEPLMLSVGTATTVGVVSSARKDEVEVKLKRPVCAYAGSKVAVSRRIGARWRLIGVGVL; the protein is encoded by the coding sequence TTGAAACAACCCTGTATCAACATCGGTATGGTCGGTCACGTGGACCATGGTAAAACCACGTTGGTAAGCGCCCTATCCGGCGTCTGGACCGATCGACATAGCGAAGAGATTAAAAGGGGAATTTCCATACGCCTGGGTTACGCGGATGCCACCTTTCGAAAGTGTCCGAAATGCCCTGAACCGGATTGTTATTCGGTTAAAGACAAGTGTCCACATTGTGGAGCGGATACGGAAGAGTGCAGAGCGATTTCATTTGTAGATGCTCCAGGGCATGAGACGTTGATGGCCACGATGCTTTCAGGTGCTGCGATCATGGACGGCGCGATGCTCGTAATTGCGGCAACCGAGCCCTGTCCACAGCCCCAGACCAAGGAGCATTTGATGGCACTGGATATAATTGGCATCGAAAATATCGTAATTGTTCAGAATAAGATAGACCTCGTCTCAAAAGAGGAAGCTATTGAACATTATCAACAGATCAAAGACTTCGTGCGAGGCACAATTGCGGAAAAAGCTCCGATTATACCGATATCCGCACAGCAAAATATAAACATCGATTTATTGATTGACACAATCGAGAAAACGATTCCCACTCCAGATCGCGATATGGATGAGCGCATGCAAATGTTCATCGCCCGTTCATTTGATGTCAACAGACCTGGCACTTCACCTGACCGAATTGTCGGCGGCGTCGTCGGTGGAACCTTGAGCCAGGGGCGATTAAAACTCGGCGATGAATTTGAGATTCGACCAGGCAGAAAGGTCGAGTTCGAGGGCAAGACGAAGTGGATACCGATCACCACCAAGGTCACGAAGATAATAAAGGGTGGGCAGAATTTAGAAGAGGGTACGCCAGGAGGGTTATTGAGCATTGGGACTACTCTGGACCCGGCGATGACCAAAAGTGATGCGCTGGTGGGACAGGTGGCAAGCCATCCAGATTCGCTCCCGCCCGTATGGGATTCCTTTACTATGAAGGTACGGCTACTGGAACGGGTGGTCGGCTCTACCGACGAACTGAAGGTCGAGCCGATTAGAGCGAACGAGCCACTGATGCTCAGTGTTGGAACTGCCACAACCGTTGGCGTTGTATCCAGTGCCAGGAAAGATGAAGTCGAAGTCAAACTGAAGCGCCCTGTCTGCGCATATGCTGGATCGAAGGTCGCAGTCAGCAGGAGGATCGGTGCCAGGTGGCGTCTTATTGGTGTGGGGGTGTTATAA
- a CDS encoding DNA-binding protein — protein sequence MRSLVARDIKQRSVIIDTNALMIPCQFGVDVFSELKEMGYNKFLVPEEVVKELNKLYVHAKGKDKTAASIALSLLDRCDIVEAEGNPDDVIIKIAEERGAAVVTNDIELKRRLKEKKITTVYLRQKKRLIVG from the coding sequence GTGAGATCCTTGGTCGCACGCGATATTAAACAGAGAAGTGTAATCATAGATACCAATGCGCTGATGATTCCATGTCAATTTGGTGTCGATGTGTTTTCTGAATTGAAGGAGATGGGTTATAATAAATTCCTGGTGCCAGAAGAGGTCGTCAAAGAATTGAATAAACTGTACGTCCATGCAAAAGGAAAAGATAAAACTGCCGCATCGATTGCCCTGTCGCTACTGGATAGATGCGATATCGTCGAGGCAGAGGGTAACCCCGACGATGTTATCATTAAAATAGCAGAAGAACGAGGTGCTGCAGTCGTCACGAATGACATCGAGTTAAAAAGACGATTAAAAGAGAAAAAGATAACCACTGTATATCTACGGCAAAAGAAACGACTAATTGTAGGTTAA
- a CDS encoding DNA-directed RNA polymerase, whose product MYRKMRLVDVVRIPPEKLGDEVKGAVAEALEDKLEGRIDKTLGAIVAITRVVDVGDGRILVGDGAVYYKTTFDAIVYKPEMQEIIEGKIVEIVEFGAFVSMGPVDGLLHVSQIADDYFSYDEKNARLVGKEGANTLAEGDDVRTRIVAVSLNEVEPKESKIGLTMRQTALGKFEWLEDARKKEEAKKEKEK is encoded by the coding sequence ATGTATAGAAAAATGAGGCTTGTCGATGTCGTACGCATTCCGCCAGAAAAACTGGGAGACGAAGTCAAAGGGGCCGTAGCAGAAGCACTGGAAGATAAATTAGAGGGGAGAATAGACAAAACGCTTGGTGCCATCGTTGCTATCACCAGGGTCGTCGATGTCGGAGACGGAAGAATCTTAGTGGGTGATGGAGCAGTATATTATAAAACCACGTTTGATGCAATAGTGTACAAACCCGAGATGCAAGAAATAATCGAGGGAAAAATAGTAGAGATCGTCGAGTTCGGAGCATTTGTCAGCATGGGTCCTGTCGATGGCTTGCTCCATGTCAGCCAGATAGCCGATGATTATTTTTCGTATGATGAGAAAAATGCACGTCTGGTCGGCAAGGAAGGTGCCAATACACTTGCTGAAGGGGACGACGTCAGAACCAGAATCGTGGCAGTAAGCCTGAACGAAGTGGAGCCGAAGGAGAGCAAGATCGGGCTGACCATGAGACAGACTGCACTTGGCAAGTTCGAGTGGCTCGAAGACGCACGTAAAAAAGAAGAGGCTAAAAAGGAGAAGGAAAAATGA
- a CDS encoding DNA-directed RNA polymerase, subunit E'', with protein sequence MTEIACRECHNIIEGQTCPKCGSNSTSKDWTGFVIIIDPKKSEIAKKMNIDLTGKYAIKVR encoded by the coding sequence ATGACTGAAATTGCCTGTAGAGAGTGCCATAATATCATAGAGGGGCAAACATGTCCCAAATGTGGCTCGAATTCGACAAGCAAGGATTGGACAGGATTCGTCATCATAATAGACCCAAAAAAATCAGAGATTGCGAAGAAAATGAACATCGACCTGACTGGGAAATATGCGATAAAGGTGCGATAG
- a CDS encoding DUF359 domain-containing protein, which yields MTLRLPDELRIELKKPFGTLYKGRGLECIESIKHDFRNTTKMISVGDLATFYLIKSGTIPDIGVVDGMIMRKPAPEEVIQGTMAPEFRNVSIDNPAGKITEELILALRESLENDKPTRIFVNGEEDLATLPAVILSPISSVVIYGQPDMGVVAVSVTGTKKEEARALLRRMEGNTWKSRL from the coding sequence ATGACGTTGAGACTGCCAGATGAACTAAGAATTGAACTAAAAAAGCCATTTGGCACCCTTTATAAAGGGAGAGGGCTGGAGTGCATAGAATCAATCAAACATGATTTCAGAAATACCACGAAAATGATTTCCGTTGGCGACCTTGCCACATTTTATCTGATCAAATCCGGGACCATCCCCGACATAGGCGTCGTCGATGGCATGATCATGCGAAAACCTGCACCTGAAGAGGTGATCCAGGGCACAATGGCTCCAGAATTTAGAAATGTGTCCATCGATAATCCTGCTGGCAAGATTACCGAAGAACTCATCCTCGCCCTGCGAGAATCGCTGGAGAATGACAAACCGACACGAATATTTGTGAATGGAGAGGAGGACCTGGCTACTTTGCCAGCGGTCATCTTGTCCCCCATCTCATCTGTCGTCATATACGGACAGCCCGATATGGGAGTGGTAGCAGTATCCGTTACTGGTACCAAGAAAGAAGAGGCGAGAGCACTGCTTCGTCGAATGGAGGGAAACACATGGAAATCACGATTGTAG
- a CDS encoding bifunctional N(6)-L-threonylcarbamoyladenine synthase/serine/threonine protein kinase — translation MAGVVILSSSNLKNLKIVPMKSQKDKSILGIEGTAWNLSAAIINEAGVIAEAESSYQPLKGGLHPRMAAQHHAAKIEDVISYVLDKHGTDISAVAFSQGPGFGPCLRVVATAARALSLTFNIPLIGVNHCIAHIEIGRWLCGVDSPVVLYVSGANSQVLSYRDGRYRIFGETLDIGIGNALDKLGRHAGLQHPGGPKIEQMAKNAKKYIPLPYVVKGMDFSFSGLTTAAKDALAHASLEDVCYSFQETAFAMLAEVSERALAHIGKDELLLTGGVGANQRLCEMLNTMCQDRGARFFAPDKKFMKDNGAMIAYTGLLMLNNGATISIEDSAVRPNYRPDDVEVTWI, via the coding sequence GTGGCAGGTGTAGTTATACTCAGTTCTTCAAATCTCAAAAACCTGAAGATAGTTCCAATGAAGTCTCAGAAGGATAAATCGATTTTAGGAATTGAAGGAACGGCTTGGAACCTAAGTGCCGCTATCATCAATGAGGCAGGTGTCATAGCAGAAGCTGAATCATCTTACCAGCCATTGAAGGGAGGGTTACACCCCCGAATGGCTGCCCAACACCATGCAGCTAAAATTGAAGATGTAATAAGTTATGTTTTGGATAAACATGGCACCGACATATCTGCCGTCGCTTTTTCCCAGGGTCCTGGATTTGGTCCCTGTTTGAGAGTCGTTGCCACTGCTGCCAGAGCGCTCTCTTTGACATTCAACATACCTTTAATTGGAGTGAATCACTGCATAGCACATATCGAGATCGGTCGGTGGCTTTGTGGTGTTGATAGTCCTGTCGTGTTGTACGTGAGCGGTGCCAATTCCCAGGTGCTCTCATATAGGGATGGCAGGTACAGGATATTCGGCGAAACGCTGGATATTGGAATCGGCAATGCACTTGACAAGCTCGGGCGGCACGCAGGTCTCCAGCATCCTGGAGGTCCGAAGATCGAGCAGATGGCTAAAAATGCGAAGAAGTACATTCCTTTACCATATGTGGTCAAGGGAATGGATTTTTCATTTTCCGGGCTGACTACGGCGGCGAAGGATGCCTTGGCGCACGCATCCCTAGAAGACGTGTGCTATTCTTTTCAGGAGACCGCATTTGCGATGCTCGCAGAGGTATCCGAGCGGGCGCTGGCGCACATTGGAAAGGATGAATTATTATTAACAGGCGGAGTGGGTGCAAATCAGCGACTGTGCGAGATGTTGAACACGATGTGCCAGGACAGAGGTGCGAGATTCTTTGCCCCAGACAAGAAATTCATGAAGGACAACGGTGCCATGATTGCCTATACCGGACTGCTAATGTTGAACAACGGAGCGACCATCTCGATCGAGGATTCTGCGGTGCGCCCGAACTACCGGCCGGATGATGTTGAGGTTACGTGGATATAG
- a CDS encoding Kae1-associated kinase Bud32, with the protein MNLKTSGAEAIIELRDGYVVKQRILKRYRVGEVDERLRRERTKSEAKLISEARRCGVPTPIIHDVTDYDIVMEHIEGPQLKHVLDVELSEKVGELVGRLHTSGIVHGDLTTSNMIISTCRIYLIDFGLAYFDRSIEAQGVDVHVLFQTFEGTHKGHDDLIKAFSRGYRRAFSGADAVLQRVKEIESRGRYRTERL; encoded by the coding sequence ATGAATCTAAAGACGAGCGGCGCCGAGGCAATCATCGAACTGCGTGACGGGTACGTGGTAAAACAGCGAATACTCAAGCGCTATAGGGTCGGAGAAGTGGATGAACGGCTTCGACGAGAGCGCACGAAGTCCGAGGCTAAACTGATCTCCGAGGCTCGCAGGTGCGGCGTGCCCACGCCCATCATCCATGATGTCACCGATTATGATATTGTGATGGAACATATAGAGGGACCACAGCTGAAACACGTGCTCGATGTTGAGTTGAGCGAGAAGGTTGGCGAGCTTGTAGGAAGGCTTCATACCTCAGGCATCGTTCACGGCGATTTGACCACGTCAAATATGATTATTTCAACATGTCGCATATATCTGATAGACTTCGGACTGGCGTACTTTGACCGAAGTATAGAAGCACAGGGTGTAGATGTTCATGTGTTGTTTCAGACATTTGAAGGTACGCATAAAGGGCATGATGATTTGATAAAGGCGTTCTCAAGAGGATATCGAAGGGCATTCAGTGGTGCGGACGCGGTTCTGCAGAGAGTAAAAGAGATTGAGAGCAGAGGAAGATATAGGACTGAACGACTGTGA
- a CDS encoding XTP/dITP diphosphatase, with protein MKTIHFVTGNAGKMQEAKKLCEEAGIQVKQAEYPYPELQCEDIEEIARYGARDAANHLGKRVIVEDAGLFISALNGFPGPYSSYVFRTLGNEGILKLMAGIKARKACFKSAVGYCEPNRETVTFTGVVEGEIAREIKGERGFGYDSIFIHDGKTFGELTIEEKNEVSHRCKALKTFIEWFNTKDI; from the coding sequence GTGAAAACCATACATTTTGTTACCGGCAACGCTGGAAAAATGCAAGAGGCGAAGAAGCTGTGCGAAGAAGCTGGCATCCAGGTCAAGCAGGCCGAATATCCCTATCCAGAACTTCAATGTGAAGATATAGAAGAGATTGCAAGATATGGCGCTCGAGACGCTGCCAACCATCTGGGCAAACGAGTTATCGTGGAGGATGCCGGGCTATTTATTTCTGCACTAAATGGATTTCCAGGCCCCTATTCATCGTATGTGTTTAGAACATTAGGGAATGAAGGAATATTAAAACTGATGGCGGGCATAAAAGCTCGCAAAGCGTGCTTCAAGTCCGCCGTTGGATATTGTGAGCCAAATAGAGAGACGGTCACGTTTACTGGGGTCGTCGAGGGCGAGATCGCGCGGGAAATTAAAGGAGAACGTGGCTTTGGGTATGATTCAATATTCATCCACGATGGCAAGACGTTCGGTGAACTTACCATCGAGGAGAAGAACGAAGTATCGCATAGATGTAAGGCGCTGAAGACGTTCATAGAATGGTTCAATACAAAAGATATTTAA
- a CDS encoding 30S ribosomal protein S15 has protein sequence MVNVQTNKKRKTRQPSAPEWVDMSAKDTEKVIVKLREQDKSSSEIGIILRDKYGIPNAKLVTGKKITQTLDENKMASKMPEDVQNLIQKAVGLKKYLDQNPKDLHNKRALQITESKIRRLVKYYKGERVLPEDWIYDLQTAEMLISR, from the coding sequence ATGGTCAATGTTCAAACCAATAAAAAGAGGAAAACACGACAACCATCTGCACCAGAATGGGTGGATATGAGTGCTAAAGATACTGAAAAAGTCATCGTCAAATTACGGGAGCAAGATAAGTCATCCAGCGAGATTGGAATCATATTGCGAGATAAGTATGGAATTCCCAATGCCAAACTGGTGACCGGTAAGAAAATCACACAAACCCTCGATGAAAACAAGATGGCTTCCAAGATGCCAGAGGACGTTCAAAACTTGATTCAGAAAGCGGTTGGACTTAAGAAGTATCTCGATCAAAACCCAAAGGATTTGCACAATAAGAGGGCACTTCAAATTACCGAATCCAAGATCAGACGACTCGTCAAGTATTACAAAGGAGAAAGAGTGCTCCCAGAAGACTGGATTTACGATCTACAAACTGCCGAGATGCTGATTTCGAGATGA
- a CDS encoding DHH family phosphoesterase — translation MSMIEKLDEVAESAAQLLVDCDHVRVISHQDADGITSGGIICNALYRCDIPFHASILSRLDEKVIKGIKGPVVFCDMGSGQPELISQIDGKICVIDHHKPTVTDTEYLHVNPHLVGIDGAFDISASGTAYAVAMHLGNNVDLAGLAIAGALGDQQEMVGANKDILEEAVEHGIITINRGLRIGEGDISKLLEHSTDPYLDISGDVKTLLDQLGIHGRVEDLNEDELRRLSSVLILNILKSQKGLERCNSVEVSESLIGERYKLNHEVVSDALHLSNIVNAAGKVGETALALSLCLRDKSVLDRAEQLHLEYQKKVISELKRIEQEIKDADCIRYVHSGDKEVIGALGSTIIRYVAPDKPILVLIKEGERIKISARGTKKLVEEGLDLSVAMREGAAQVGGDGGGHSIASGGAIPADAESKFIEIVDGIIMKQLRGENE, via the coding sequence ATGAGTATGATCGAGAAACTGGATGAAGTAGCGGAATCTGCGGCCCAATTGCTTGTAGATTGTGACCACGTGAGGGTTATATCACACCAGGATGCAGATGGAATAACCTCCGGAGGAATTATCTGCAACGCATTGTATCGGTGCGACATTCCATTTCATGCCAGCATACTAAGTCGTCTGGATGAAAAGGTTATAAAGGGCATAAAAGGACCTGTCGTATTTTGCGATATGGGCAGCGGACAGCCCGAATTGATATCTCAGATCGATGGGAAGATTTGCGTTATAGACCATCACAAGCCGACTGTCACTGATACCGAATACCTACATGTAAATCCACATCTGGTCGGCATCGATGGGGCATTTGATATTTCAGCGTCAGGAACTGCTTACGCTGTTGCCATGCATCTTGGAAATAATGTCGATCTCGCCGGACTCGCCATTGCTGGCGCATTGGGCGATCAGCAGGAGATGGTCGGAGCAAATAAGGACATTTTAGAAGAGGCGGTCGAGCACGGCATCATCACCATTAACCGCGGTTTGAGAATCGGAGAGGGAGACATCTCGAAGCTGTTAGAGCATTCTACTGACCCATATCTGGACATTAGCGGCGATGTCAAGACACTATTGGATCAATTAGGGATTCATGGAAGGGTAGAAGACCTAAACGAGGATGAACTGCGACGTCTATCGTCTGTATTAATTTTGAATATACTGAAATCCCAAAAGGGTCTCGAGCGTTGTAACTCCGTTGAAGTGAGCGAATCGCTAATCGGCGAACGGTACAAATTGAACCATGAGGTCGTATCGGATGCGCTTCATCTAAGCAATATAGTCAACGCCGCTGGCAAGGTGGGGGAGACGGCCCTGGCATTATCTTTGTGCCTGAGAGATAAAAGTGTACTCGACAGAGCAGAACAGCTCCATCTGGAGTATCAGAAAAAAGTCATATCAGAACTAAAACGGATCGAGCAGGAGATTAAAGATGCGGACTGCATTCGATATGTCCACTCCGGCGATAAGGAGGTCATAGGAGCACTGGGGAGCACGATCATTCGATATGTGGCGCCAGATAAGCCAATACTTGTACTCATTAAAGAGGGTGAGAGAATAAAAATCTCTGCACGTGGGACAAAAAAACTCGTCGAGGAGGGATTGGACTTGTCGGTAGCGATGCGCGAAGGAGCGGCACAGGTCGGGGGAGATGGAGGAGGACACAGCATTGCATCTGGCGGAGCCATTCCTGCCGATGCGGAATCGAAATTTATCGAAATCGTAGACGGCATCATAATGAAGCAATTACGTGGTGAAAATGAATAA
- a CDS encoding KEOPS complex subunit Pcc1 encodes MNKYRCMGRIITTHKKPYVIADAIKPDNTRNMSTACGNESITTEFMLEEIGTLIATVDDYLLNLKIAEEMAGKDAERE; translated from the coding sequence ATGAATAAATACAGGTGCATGGGCAGAATTATAACGACACATAAAAAGCCATATGTCATCGCAGATGCCATTAAGCCAGATAACACCAGAAACATGAGCACTGCGTGTGGAAACGAGAGCATAACCACTGAGTTTATGCTTGAGGAGATAGGAACCCTGATAGCGACAGTTGACGATTACCTGTTAAATCTCAAGATTGCAGAGGAGATGGCGGGAAAAGATGCAGAAAGAGAGTGA